In Vicia villosa cultivar HV-30 ecotype Madison, WI unplaced genomic scaffold, Vvil1.0 ctg.001198F_1_1, whole genome shotgun sequence, a genomic segment contains:
- the LOC131633986 gene encoding protein neprosin-like, producing MNETLKSHLQPINRFAVKAIQSVEGDIIDCVLIHKQPAFNHPLLKGHKLWNPPKISKGHKQMNNFSDNIESWSLSGEFCPEGTIPIRRRKEYKFFGRKDISQRHYHATAIVEGGFTGAKANINIWTPSVEKKDEYSAAKIWIISQSFSEFIEVGWQVFPSKYRDNKPRLFVYWTADGYKRTGCYNLECPGFIQTNREIYLERAIFRTSTYNNNQCGLNLRIEQDTDSGHWWLGYGDGHIVGYWPSNLFKELKGEAHLVQFGGEVLDVNPSGYHTATSMGSGHFAEEGFGKAAFFSNNQVKDSTFSMVDLVEMKIVFMVFDKNLLSNDYVALQMEIKRLGSSGKRVFAKDDIQGIPSSIPGRNNIWPVHVPP from the exons ATGAATGAAACGTTAAAATCACATCTTCAACCGATTAATAGGTTTGCAGTCAAGGCAATTCAG AGTGTTGAAGGTGATATTATTGACTGTGTTTTGATTCATAAACAACCAGCTTTTAATCATCCTTTATTAAAAGGACACAAACTAtgg aatcctccaaaaatatcaaaagggcATAAACAAATGAATAATTTTAGTGATAACATTGAGTCTTGGAGTTTATCAGGTGAATTTTGTCCAGAAGGAACAATACCaattagaagaagaaaagaatataAATTTTTTGGAAGAAAAGATATAAGCCAAAGACATTAT CATGCAACTGCGATTGTGGAAGGGGGATTCACAGGAGCAAAGGCTAACATAAACATCTGGACCCCCTCGGTGGAAAAGAAAGATGAATATAGTGCGGCTAAAATATGGATTATCTCTCAATCATTTTCAGAATTTATTGAAGTTGGTTGGCAG GTCTTCCCGAGTAAATACAGGGACAACAAGCCACGACTTTTTGTTTATTGGACT GCTGATGGTTATAAACGAACGGGATGCTATAATTTAGAATGTCCGGGTTTTATTCAAACTAACCGGGAAATATATCTTGAAAGGGCAATTTTTCGAACTTCCacatataataataatcaatGTGGTTTGAACTTAAGGATCGAGCAG GATACGGATAGTGGACATTGGTGGCTTGGATATGGAGATGGACATATAGTTGGATACTGGCCATCCAACCTATTCAAAGAATTAAAAGGTGAAGCACATTTAGTTCAATTTGGTGGAGAAGTATTGGATGTAAACCCATCAGGGTATCATACCGCCACTTCCATGGGTAGTGGTCATTTTGCTGAAGAGGGTTTTGGAAAAGCTGCATTTTTTAGTAATAATCAAGTTAAG GATTCCACTTTTTCTATGGTGGACCTGGTAGAAATGAAAATTGTCTTTATGG TTTTTGACAAAAACTTGTTAAGTAATGACTATGTGGCATTGCAAATGGAAATCAAGCGCTTGGGCTCGAGTGGCAAACGAGTCTTTGCAAAAGACGATATTCAGGGAATACCGAGTTCTATTCCTGGCAGAAACAACATTTGGCCAGTGCACGTGCCTCCGTAG
- the LOC131633984 gene encoding protein neprosin-like yields MDLSSPIIHFLLHSLFLVAFICPINSSKIINHQKLNQTLRYEDQFNKLNETLKSHFQPINKFAVKAIQSLEGDIIDCVLIHKQPAFNHPLLKGHKLWNPPKKSKGHKQITNLSDSIQSWSLSGEFCPEGTIPIRRRKDKFFERKDISQRHYHATAIVEGGFTGAKANINIWTPSVEKKDEFSAAKIWIISQSFSENIEVGWQVFPGKYGDNKTRFFVYWTADGYNQTGCYNLECPGFIQTNPEIYLERAIDQTSTYNSNQYGWSLRIEKDTDSGHWWLGYGEGHILGYWPSNLFKELKGEAHLVQFGGEVLDINPSGYHTATSMGSGHFAEEGFGKAAYFNNNQVKVSSNVWIDPPEPKYSVDHPKCYNLESWFSSDAGFHFYYGGPGRNGNCLYGYL; encoded by the exons ATGGACTTAAGCTCCCCAATCATCCATTTTCTCCTGCATTCTCTTTTTCTTGTTGCTTTCATTTGTCCTATTAACTCTTCAAAaataatcaatcatcaaaaactCAACCAAACTTTACGATATGAGGATCAATTTAACAAATTGAATGAAACGTTAAAATCACACTTTCAACCAATCAATAAGTTTGCAGTCAAGGCAATTCAG AGTCTTGAAGGTGATATTATTGACTGTGTTTTGATTCATAAACAACCAGCTTTTAATCATCCTTTATTAAAAGGACACAAACTAtgg aatcctccaaaaaaatcaaaagggCATAAACAAATAACTAATTTGAGTGATAGCATTCAGTCTTGGAGTTTATCGGGTGAATTTTGTCCAGAAGGAACAATACCaattagaagaagaaaagataaattttttgaaagaaaagatATAAGCCAAAGACATTAT CATGCAACTGCAATTGTGGAAGGGGGTTTCACAGGAGCAAAGGCTAACATAAACATCTGGACCCCCTCAGTGGAAAAGAAAGATGAATTTAGTGCGGCTAAAATATGGATTATCTCTCAATCATTTTCAGAAAATATTGAAGTTGGTTGGCAG GTCTTCCCAGGTAAATACGGGGACAACAAGACACGATTTTTTGTTTATTGGACC GCTGATGGTTATAATCAAACAGGATGCTATAATTTAGAATGTCCGGGTTTTATTCAAACTAACCCAGAAATATATCTTGAAAGGGCAATTGATCAAACTTCCACATATAATAGTAATCAATATGGTTGGAGCTTAAGGATTGAAAAG GATACGGATAGTGGACATTGGTGGCTTGGATATGGAGAAGGACATATACTTGGATACTGGCCATCCAACCTATTCAAAGAATTAAAAGGTGAAGCACATTTAGTTCAATTTGGTGGAGAAGTACTGGATATAAACCCTTCAGGGTATCATACTGCCACTTCCATGGGTAGTGGTCATTTTGCTGAAGAGGGTTTTGGAAAAGCtgcatattttaataataatcaaGTTAAGGTTTCTTCTAATGTTTGGATTGACCCTCCAGAACCCAAGTATTCAGTAGATCATCCAAAATGTTATAATCTTGAAAGTTGGTTTAGTTCAGATGCAGGATTCCACTTTTACTATGGTGGACCTGGTAGAAATGGTAATTGTCTTTATGGGTATTTATAA